The following DNA comes from Physeter macrocephalus isolate SW-GA unplaced genomic scaffold, ASM283717v5 random_1464, whole genome shotgun sequence.
GGTCCTGGAATTCAAAGTCTTAAATTGGAGGGGGCTTTACCCTGCACCAGGCACTGGGATCAACCATAAAGGGCAGTGATTAAGAGCTGGAATCTTCATCATTGCTGGTAATCATAGATCaggtttatttgatttttactgTGGGCCAGCCACTGTTCTAACCATATACATGATTTCATCAAGTGCCCATTCTACAgagcagaaaactgaggctcagggagataaAGGTCCCTTGCTAAATGTCTTACAGCCTGCACCAGAACCAGGATATGGGCCAGCTCCCTCTGATCCTTTTACCATACAAACCCCCCCAAATCTTTGCACAGCTAAGCCCCCGCTACGTGCCAAGACCTCTTTGGGTGCTGCATTTCCAGCACTAGCAAAAGAGACGGGTCTAGTGCATTTGTGGAAACATTACTCATCCTCGCTGCCTGGCTCCTGAGTACGTGCATGTGCTCGGGAACCACAGGGCACACCTAGGCAAGCCCCGTCCTGCCTCTAGGCCTCCGAGGCCTCACCGGTGTGATGGACGGGGCAGCCACGTTTACCTCCTGGGATCGCGTGACGGCGTCTAATCCCAGCCGTGCCAGGGACTTGCGGGGTGACATGGGGCAAGCCATATCCCCTCTGGAGCCTTTATTTTCCCCTCTGtgaggggggtgggtgggtggtgtcagtttcctcacctgtggagTGGAGAGATGACTCCTCAGAgccctcccagctctgctgttttAGGAAGACTCGGGGTCTTACTGCTGGCGAGGTTCAGGAAGAGGCCAGCTTGGGAAGGGCTAGGAACATCGGGCTGAGCTTGATCTTTATCTGTGGGTAGCCATGGAAGGATTctgagcagggaagggaggggtccGAGGTGGACATTAGAAAGAGCCCTCCTGGGAAtaccctgacggtccagtggttaggactccacgctttcactgccgagggcctggcttcgatccctggttggggaactaagatcctgcaagccatgtggcgtggccaataaataaataaataataaaaataattttaaaacgaGCCCTCCGTGGCCTTACGGTGCACGAGACTAGGGCCTGGGAGACAaggtgaggggctggggcaggacctaggtggggagggggagcccTCAGCTGGAACAGGGGCTGGGGGTTGAGATGGGAGGTGGGAAAGGGAAAGATGGAGGCAGAAGGGACAGGACGAGGCCACCAGTTGGAAGCAGGAGACAAAAGTCACCCAGGCTGTCTCTCTTAACCTTAGGCCCAGTGTGGTGAGTGCAGGCCTGACCTTTCCATCTCAGCCACTTGGGGTCGGTGAGTCCTGTGCTTAGGATGATGTCTGAGGGTCCACAGGTATAGGGATGTGGGCTGTGTTTTTGAGAATGGATTTGGAAGGGACCTTCTTTCTTGTGCATCTAAGGGGTCTGGGATATCCCTACCATGGTCCCTCGCACCTCCTTTGGTGCCAAAAGGTCCACGTGAACCCCCAAGTAGTCCTTGCAGAGCCAATGGGAGGCCTTCTGGGAAGAGGGGAATCTTTTGCAAAGCACAGAGCTCTTCAGCAAAGAAAATTGGCACCGACATTAATCCTCCAGGTAAAAGTGGACCCTGTTAGTCTGTTTCCCAGAGTCAGGGGTAATTTGAGGCCCCCAGATGAGGCTAGAACCATCACCCGGTCCTGGAACACTCTCAGGGAGTATTAGTGAGGCCACCTTCACAGCACCAGAGCTGCCTTCTGAATTCCTAGAAACTCGCCCTTCTCTGCACCTAAATCCCACCTTTCCCTGACCCTCATCCAAGCCCACAGATGCTCTTGGGGCAACCCCTGTCCTGTCCAAGCCCCCCAGTCTGGTGGTTCGTTTTTAAACATGCATGACCCTTGACCTGGCATGTGAGTTTGGCTTTGAGCAGATAAGGGTGTCAGATTCACTTCTGCATCCAGCCAAAGAGCCAAGCACAGAGCCAGAGGATGTGCCGACCAGTTGGGCTCCCAGGGTCTCCTGGGCCAGGCTAATACCGTCACTCAGTGTGTTACACACCCTCTGTCGTTCAAAGCCTCGCGCAGAAATCCCAACAGGCGGCCTCACTGTCAGACCCGTGGCCTTTCAGCACCATCCCCAACATCTGCGCCCAGCCACGCAGCCACGCACACACAGACCCGGAACCCCGGTCTCAGCCAACTATTCACGATCTTAGACCACAGCATCCAAATCACAGAGACGTACCCAGGTTCCTCCCAATCACAGATACACCAGCAAGCTCACCGCCGCACACATCCACACGCGGACCCACTCACCATCTTCCTGAAACGAGACTCGTTCTAGGCTGCCCGTTGCGCCCCTGCCTCTTCGCTCCTCGCATGCTCACAGAATTGCCCACCTGCCCTCTCACCACCTCCGCTCTCATTCTGCTCCCCCAGGTTCTCCACGGTTCCCCGTGGCCACCcggcctcccctctccctgccacccagcccccacctccctgccacccagcccccacctccctgccaccCGGCCccccccctccctgccacccggCCCCACCGTCACTCACAGGCAGCAGGGCTGGCCCAGGAAGTCCCGTCTCCCCCTCCTCTGTTTAACCCAGTTGCTAGGCACCATCGTGCCGACCCGGGCACGCGTTGGCCGCCCCTCCCCGACCAGAGCAGGCCTTTGGGACTCTGGGGTTCTCAGAAAGGGACATGAGATTGCAGGCCCCAGTGCCCACTCAGTGCCACCCACGCAAGTTGACACTGGGCTCCTGTCTTGGATCCAGGCCGGGCTGTCCTGTCGCCCCCAAATCCCTCATGGTCACTTGGGGACCAGGGAGAGAGAGACTATTAAACAGCCCTGACCCCCCGTCCATACCTTGAACCTCTCCCTCCCAAGATCAGTTCCTATCCCAGGTTCGGGACTTGGACTTGGGCCCAcctgccacccccagccctccacACCCCGCCCCTCAGCAACTGCAGCTCTCATTTTCACCACATCAgccttttttgtttggttggttggtttcgATAGGGCTTGGTTGGTGGGtgaggcagggggctgggggctgcactTTCATTCGTCTTCCGACAAATCTCGCTTCTTCCAGCTGtcgagaatgtacttgaggaggAGGCCGAGCTTCTGGCAGGTCGAGAGCCGGCCTTCCTCGCCGCTCCCCTCCCCGGATTCCCGCTTTTCCACCCCGTTGTCACCAGCCGCCTGCAGGCTGACCTCAGGCTGGGACCCCTCCTCCTCCAAGGCCTTGACGCGGACCTGCTGGGCATCCTCGGCCATCTCGTTGAGGCAGCCCCGGAGCATGGTGTAGACGACGGTGCCGAAGCtgatgcccccccccccccgccccgccaccagCGTTCCAAACAGGGGATGCCCTTCTCAAAGGCCCGGGCCACCCGCACGGCACCGTCGGACGACTGGGAGCAGAGCCGCAGGACGGTCTCGGGCGAGACCTCGTGGGCCAGCGGGGAGAGGATGACCGAGCGCAGGTCGCCTGCCTGTTTGCCCACCTGCTCGGCCAGCTTGGCTAGCGAGTCGTCGTCCAGGCCGCAGCTGCGGTGGTACCCACGCAGCGAGCGGATGGGCAGCGCATCCTCGTAGGCGGCCGCCGGCCGGGGCCCGGGCAGAGCCTGGATGACACCCAACACCAGGGCCGTCTTGAGCACCTGCTCCCGGAGCGTGTCCTTCTTCTTCCGCAGGGCCTCCAGCGAGGTGTCGGGCAGCGTGGCGACGGGGCGCGGGCAGATCGTGCTCCCGGGTGGACACGAGCAGCGGGAAGTCGCAGCGCGCGGGCGAGAGGTTGGACCCGAGGAAGACGCGCGGGTCGTTCACGCCGGCCCCACGCAGCCGCTCGGCGCAGTGCTCGCGGATCTCCTGCAGGACGGCCGGCTGAAGCCCGAGGGCGGCTGGGCGCGCGGGGCCGCCAGGTCCTCGTCCACCTCGGTGCGCACGAAGTAGAACTGTTTGCCCTGGCGCAGGATCTCGGAGGCCGGGCGGGTGTGCACGGCGCCGCAGCGGCGCGGGGAGACCAGCGGGAAGAAATCATAGCGGCCGAAGTCCACCTGCTTCAGGTACTTGTCGGCCCGGCAGCCTGGAGAGCCGGCCCCCGGCAGGTCCCACAGAGTCACGTCTGGAAACTGCGGGTGCGGGTAGGGCGAGGGCTGCATCGTGGCCTCTATGACGCCAGGGAGGGCCGCGCCGGGGTCCTCGGCGCCCAGGCCGCGGAGGGCGTTAACGAGGGACGGCTTGCCTCCCCGGACTCGCCTGTGACGCCCGCCTCCAGCCGGGTGCTCTCGGAAGACGCCAGCTACGCCCGGAGGCAGGAGGCGGCCTGGGGGATGTCACCCGACTCGAAGGCGGTGCGCAGGGCCTCCAGCTCTTCCTTGGCCATGAGGATGGTGTTCTCCTCCTCCCCGGGCACCGCTGGCGACTTCGAAGTAGCCATGGTGACCGGCGGTTCAGAGGGCGCGGGGCCTGGGGGAGAGTctcggacggacggacggacgcgGGATCCTCAGCGTCTGCCGGGGAGCGGGGAGAAGGGAGCCGTTCACACCTCCCGGACCTTGgcgtggggcagggagagagaccCACCGAGGATGTAAAGGGAGTCCCCCTGGAGCCCCGCAACCCTCTCCTTCTCAAAAACCCGGGGTACGTTTTGGACACGAGGTAGGGGACTTTGGAGTTTGTTAGGCCCAGGCTCCCatcccatctctgccactgacttgctgtgtgacctagggcaaaACGaggcacctctctgagcctgtttgctCCTCCGCTTAATGGGTGTGATGACTGACCTGCCTGCTGAGGGGCTGAAGAGTCTTTGCGATAACCTAGGAACTCGGACCGTTTTATGGGCAGCTTGAGACCCATGCAGTCACACGGGGCCCCACGCTTAAAAGGCCCAGCTCTTTGCTTAATACTCTGATGACACTGACGAAAGTTGTAACTATTTGAAGCaggggccctgcattttcattttgcactgggccccgaAATTTCCTTAGCCAGACCTGCAACGGAAGGGGCTTCAGCCCAGCTCCTGCCGACCAGGCGAAGAGAGCAGCTGCTCTCCTGCTGCTTCTACTGTCATCGGAAGCAGCGTGAACTGATGGCCAAGGGGACCCAGACCCTGGAGCCACACCGCCTGGGATCCAATCCGGGCCCTACCACATACTGGCTGAGAGATTTGGGGCAAGTTCCTTAGCTCTGCCTCACGTTCCTCATCTTACACATGAGGATCATAACGATCGTAATAGCAAACCACCTCCTAGGGCTGTTGAAAATGAAATGAGTTCGTAcaaataaagcacttaaaatagtgcccggggaattccctggtggtccagtggtcagaactctgtgcttccactgctggggccagggttcgatccctggtcggggaactgagattccaaaAGCctcgaggtgtggccaaaaataaaataaaataataataaaatagtgcCCGACCCAGAGCAGGTGGTCTGCGTTATCAGCATCATCGTCGTTGTTCTGATCATTATTaatattctgagctgtgtgacgtccctgccctctctgagcctcacctgCAGCATCTGCACCATGGAAGATAACCTtgcccacctcccagggctgctgtgaccATCGTGAGCCCCATCATCTGTCTTTCTCTTGGCCATCTTTGAAGACATTCTTGGGTGCAGCTGGGCATGGGGGGGTGGTGCCCCCCACACTGGGTGTCTCATTAAACACCCAGCCCTGTTTGGCAGGCCTTGCTAGGCCaagtcccctcccacctcccagagcCCGTCATGATGGTCTCTCCTGTGATCCCATCCTCCTCACCTTGGAGCTTCCCTGGCCTCCCTTTTCCCAGTCACACGCTCTTCTTGTCCATCACCTCTAAAATACACCTCCTCATCGACTAAGACTCTTCAGAGAACCCTGGGAGAGACGCTCAGGTCAGGGATCACTGCCCCCATCGGACGGAGACGGACTGAGGCTCAGACTAGACAAGGGATGTCCCCGCTCAGGGGCATAgccgggactcaaacccaggtccctcTGAAGAGCTGCTCTCCCTTCAACCACACGTCTTTGCCTCCCCCCTCTCTCCTCGGCTGCCCCTGTCCCCAGCCGCACCCAACCTCCTACAGAAGACCGCCCTTATTCCACTGTTCCCTACAGGTCTGGGGCAGCCCAGGTGGGGGCATTTCCCCCAGGCTATACCCAGTCCCTCCTGTGCCCTGTCCCCTTAACCCGTCCCAGGGCATGGCCTGGGTAGAGGAGAGGGGGATCCTGGGACAGGTCCCAATGCAAGGGGCGGACAGGCCAGTGGCCACTGGGGTGGGCTTAGGGTTGAGGGAGCTGGGACTGGGACTGGACAGGGCCCAGCTGGAGAGCCCTGCCCTTGGGGGACTCACCTGCCCTGCagactctctctcccctctcactCTCCCCGCTGGTGGGGCCTCGCCCCGGTTAGCACAAGGTCAGGGCCCGTTGCTAGGACCCATTATAATAGCCAACCGCAGCTTATTGGTCAGCCAGCCCTGGTACAATAATGTGAGGGTGATGTCAGAGGGTGGGGTCCCATGGTGGGCCcggaccccaccccccagctgctCGTGGGGCCACCACTCCACCACACAAACACAGAGACCAAGAGATgaaaaaatattctcagaaaTTCCCAGGCAGCAGACACACAGACTAAGTTTCCTCCCCAGAATCCTCAGCCACGCAACCCTGGCccgaaagggaaaggaaagacacAGACCCTCAAATACAGAGTCATTGCAGAAAAGCCAAACGCAGGCAAACGTACAGATATAACAGCCACGCAAGCAACACACATTGAGGCACACACAGACTTGCAGACCGGAAGAGCCACAATTACACACGCAGACAATATATACAGATGGCATCCCCTGAAACCCACCACATCCATTCATTCTGCTTCAGCTCCTAGTCCGTGTGACCAGCCATGATCCGGGGCCCCAGAAGTACATCAGGCTAGGCTTGGCCCTTGGAGGCTCCAGGTTGGAGGAAAGGGGGATGATAGCAGCCCAGGGTGACTGTGGGCCAAGACAGCTGCCGGGCACCTGCACAAATGCATCGAATGCGGGCTGGCACGCTGCCAGGGGCGCTTCTCCCAGCTCCTGAGAGCGCCAGCCAGAGAGAGGCTGAACCCATGCCTGTCTGCCAAGTCTCCTCTGCTctcttcattcatcaaacattcagcacctctccaggcctcttcctgggctgggtgctgggaacGCAGCAATGACCAAGACAGCCCCGGGCTCTGTCCCCACAGGAATCATAGTCCAGTGGCGGAGTCAGATCCATCCCCAGACAGTGATGGCCCAGACGGGGCCAGACTGGGATGGGGGACCCCAGAGGACTGTGGGAGTACCAAGGGGCCGCCTGACCCAGCTCAGGattcaaggagggcttcctggaggaagaggcaTCTGAGCTGAggtctgaaggatgagtaggagtgaGCCAGGTCGCCTGCTAGGGAGTTGCATCCGGGCTAAGGAACCGACCTATGCAAAGACGCTAAGCTGAGAGGGAGCTCTCATTTGCCCCGTAATTCACTCAGTTATTTGGCCATCCCACAAACGTTTGTTTAGACCTGGCCAGTCCCTGTGCTGGTCCAGTGGTGTGACTCACACTCATCCCGGCTCCTACACACCTCTGGGGCTGGTGGGTGCGCTGACTTGCTCACACACTAAGGCTGAGTGTTCACTTACTGGCATTTATGATGCGCCAGGTGTGTGTGAAGCCCGTCAGATGACGTAACTCATTTAACCTGGTCTAGAATTCTGTTCTCCcgcctggaaaaaaaaagaatatatatatatacgtatacatatgtataactgagccactttgctgtacagcagaaattaatgcaacattgtaaatcaactctacttcaattaaaactttttaaaaaatcaaacaaaaatgaacaaaaaaacttTACTGCTAAAAACTGCTGaccatcaaaaaaaagaaaaggcagctcCATGATCACACCCAGGCAGTGGCAGCTACATCACAATGGCTGCCTGGCTGTAAAGCGCCATCGACTGTGACTCTTCttgatttcagaattgctaaaatGCAGGGGGGAGGAAAGGGGTGCATCTTAGAATCGACGAAGGTGTTTCCTGAGCGTTCGTGCTGCGTCTGCCAGTCCGGGAACACAGCGATGACGCAGATGGTATTTCCCGCAGGGAGGAAGTTTGTTCAATATACGTTTACTATGGGCCAAGGCCCATTGGTTGATGTTCGGGACCCAGCAGTGGCCAAGACAGCCCCAGTCCCGTCCCCACAGGACTCAGAGTCCCGTGGGGAGCACAGACCCACGCCCTAACCGTGACAACCCACAGTGGGTGAGGTGGGGATGGAATGGCCCAGAGGGCTGCCAGAGCCAGGGAATGCCTGACCCAGCAGCGTGTTGAGGTGCCAAGTCAGCGAAGGGTTTTTGGAGA
Coding sequences within:
- the LOC102973823 gene encoding LOW QUALITY PROTEIN: interferon-inducible GTPase 5-like (The sequence of the model RefSeq protein was modified relative to this genomic sequence to represent the inferred CDS: inserted 5 bases in 4 codons; substituted 1 base at 1 genomic stop codon); its protein translation is MATSKSPAVPGEEENTILMAKEELEALRTAFESGDIPQAASCLRAXLASSESTRLEAGVTGESGXGKPSLVNALRGLGAEDPGAALPGVIEATMQPSPYPHPQFPDVTLWDLPGAGSPGCRADKYLKQVDFGRYDFFPLVSPRRCGAVHTRPASEILRQGKQFYFVRTEVDEDLAAPRAQPPSGFSXAVLQEIREHCAERLRGAGVNDPRVFLGSNLSPARCDFPLLVSTREHDLPAPRRHXLPDTSLEALRKKKDTLREQVLKTALVLGVIQALPGPRPAAAYEDALPIRSLRGYHRSCGLDDDSLAKLAEQVGKQAGDLRSVILSPLAHEVSPETVLRLCSQSSDGAVRVARAFEKGIPXFGTLVAGRGGGGISFGTVVYTMLRGCLNEMAEDAQQVRVKALEEEGSQPEVSLQAAGDNGVEKRESGEGSGEEGRLSTCQKLGLLLKYILDSWKKRDLSEDE